GCAGCCGGTGGAGATCGAGAACCTCGACTGAGCGTTCCCCGAGCCTGTCGACGGGCCCTTCGACAGGCTCACGGCGCGGGGGCCGGCCAGGGCGTCGGAACCGGCCCAGGGCGCGGGGACGGGTTCAGGGCGCGGGAACGGGCTCAGCGGACCGGGGCGGCGGGCCGGGCGCCGAAGAGGGTCTGGCCCACCCGGACCGTGGTGGCGCCGTGGGCGATCGCCAGCTCGAAGTCGCCGGACATGCCCATCGACAGCTCGTCGTAGGAGCCGGGAGCCCCGTCCAGCTGCCGCAGCCGCCGCTGCAGCTCGGCGAGGCGGGCGAAGCAGGCGCCGACCGCGTCCTGGTCGTCGGAGAACACGGCCAGCGTCATCAGCCCGCGCACGCGCAGCGCGGAGAAGGGCCGGAGGCCGAGCACGAACGCCTCGACCTCCTCGGGGGCCAGGCCGGTCTTGGCGGGCTCGGCGGAGGTGTTGACCTGCACGAAGACGTCGAGCGAGCGGCCCTCCTCCTGCAGCCGCCGGTCCAGTGCCTCGGCCAGCCGCAGCGAGTCCAGGGTGTGCAGCTCGGCCGCGAACCGGAGGGCCCTGGCGACCTTGTTGGTCTGCAGGTGCCCGATCAGCGCCCACGCGAGGTCGGTCCGGTCCGCGAACTGCTCGGCCTTCTCGGCCGCCTCGGGCACGCGGTTCTCCCCGAACAGCCGCAGGCCGGCCGCGTAGGCCTCCTCGAGCACCGGGGGGCCGTGCGTCTTGGTCACCGCCATCAGCCGGACCTCGGCAGGATCGCGACGGGCGGCCCGGCACGCGGCGTCGATCCGGGCCCGCACCCGGGAGGCGCGCTCCGCGACCGACGTCATGGCCTCGAGGGTAGCGACCGGGCGGGCGGACGTCGGGTCCGAGGGCGTCAGCCCGCCACCACGGCGGCCGGCACCCCGGCCGGCACCAGGCCCAGCTCGATCGAGAGCACGCTGACACTCACCGACCCCGCCTGCAGCCCCTGCTCGGCCAGCAGCGTCCGCAGCCGGGCGCGCACCGCCTCGGCCGTCCGGCGGGCCTGCGCGTCGGGCTCGGTGAC
The window above is part of the Friedmanniella luteola genome. Proteins encoded here:
- a CDS encoding YggS family pyridoxal phosphate-dependent enzyme, with the protein product MTSVAERASRVRARIDAACRAARRDPAEVRLMAVTKTHGPPVLEEAYAAGLRLFGENRVPEAAEKAEQFADRTDLAWALIGHLQTNKVARALRFAAELHTLDSLRLAEALDRRLQEEGRSLDVFVQVNTSAEPAKTGLAPEEVEAFVLGLRPFSALRVRGLMTLAVFSDDQDAVGACFARLAELQRRLRQLDGAPGSYDELSMGMSGDFELAIAHGATTVRVGQTLFGARPAAPVR